The Excalfactoria chinensis isolate bCotChi1 chromosome 10, bCotChi1.hap2, whole genome shotgun sequence genome has a segment encoding these proteins:
- the CLK3 gene encoding dual specificity protein kinase CLK3 isoform X2 gives MSDWFNFHGHMCIAFELLGKNTFEFLKENNFQPYPLPQIRHMAYQLCHALKFLHDNQLTHTDLKPENILFVNSDFDTLYNEKKSCEEKSIRNTSIRVADFGSATFDHEHHTTIVATRHYRPPEVILELGWAQPCDVWSTGCILFEYYRGFTLFQTHENREHLVMMEKILGPIPSHMIHRTRKQKYFYKGNLVWDENTSDGRYVQENCKPLRTYMLHDSLEHAQLFDLIRRMLEFDPSRRITFSEALLHPFFAGLSAEERMLCGRGTSRDLSR, from the exons ATGTCGGACTGGTTCAACTTCCACGGCCACATGTGCATTGCCTTTGAACTTCTTGGCAAGAACACTTTTGAGTTCCTGAAGGAGAACAATTTCCAGCCATATCCTCTCCCTCAGATCCGGCACATGGCCTACCAGCTCTGCCATGCCTTGAAAT TTCTACATGACAACCAGCTGACTCACACTGACCTCAAGCCAGAAAACATCTTGTTTGTCAACTCTGACTTTGATACTCTGTACAATGAGAAAAAG agctgtgaggaGAAATCCATCCGGAACACGAGCATCCGCGTGGCAGACTTTGGAAGTGCCACCTTCGATCACGAGCACCACACGACTATCGTGGCCACCCGGCACTACCGTCCCCCAGAAGTGATCCTTG agctgggctgggcacAGCCGTGTGATGTCTGGAGTACCGGCTGCATTTTGTTTGAGTATTACCGCGGCTTCACGCTCTTCCAG accCATGAGAATCGTGAGCATCTTGTGATGATGGAGAAAATCCTTGGGCCTATTCCATCTCACATGATCCACAGAACTCG aaagcagaaatacttTTACAAAGGGAACCTGGTATGGGATGAGAACACATCTGATGGGAGATACGTCCAAGAGAACTGCAAGCCGCTGCGG ACATACATGCTGCACGACTCACTGGAACACGCACAACTCTTTGACTTGATTAGAAGGATGCTGGAATTCGACCCTTCCCGGAGGATCACGTTTTCAGAAGCTCTCCTGCATCCCTTCTTTGCTGGCCTCTCTGCAGAGGAAAGGATGCTGTGTGGTCGTGGCACCAGCCGGGACCTGAGCAGATGA
- the CLK3 gene encoding dual specificity protein kinase CLK3 isoform X1 — protein MQHCRRFRSPQHEHCWATRWKRRRSRSRAYEGRPRCPPRRELSRRSRSRSHDRMPYHRRYRERRDSDAYRFEERSPSLDEDYYSTRTRNWRRSRDREQYRDRKHHCRKRRSRSCSSTSSRSQQSSKRSRSVEDDKEGHLVCRIGDWLQERYEIVGSLGEGTFGKVVECVDHARGKSQVALKIIKNVGKYREAARLEINVLKKIKEKDKENKFLCVLMSDWFNFHGHMCIAFELLGKNTFEFLKENNFQPYPLPQIRHMAYQLCHALKFLHDNQLTHTDLKPENILFVNSDFDTLYNEKKSCEEKSIRNTSIRVADFGSATFDHEHHTTIVATRHYRPPEVILELGWAQPCDVWSTGCILFEYYRGFTLFQTHENREHLVMMEKILGPIPSHMIHRTRKQKYFYKGNLVWDENTSDGRYVQENCKPLRTYMLHDSLEHAQLFDLIRRMLEFDPSRRITFSEALLHPFFAGLSAEERMLCGRGTSRDLSR, from the exons atgcagcactgcaggcgGTTCCGCTCCCCGCAGCACGAGCACTGCTGGGCAACGCGATGGAAGAGGAGAAGATCCCGCAGCAGGGCCTACGAGGGCCGCCCGCGCTGCCCGCCCCgcagggagctgagcaggaGGTCGCGATCGCGGAG CCATGACAGGATGCCTTACCACAGGAGATACAGGGAGCGACGGGACAGCGACGCGTACAGGTTTGAGGAGCGGAGCCCGTCCTTGGATGAGGACTATTACTCCACCCGCACGCGGAACTGGCGCCGATCTCGCGACAGAGAGCAATATCGTGATAGGAAGCACCACTGCCGGAAACGCAGGAGCAGGTCTTGTAGCAGCACCTCCTCG AGAAGCCAACAGAGCAGTAAGCGCAGCAGGAGCGTGGAAGATGACAAGGAAGGCCACCTGGTGTGCAGGATCGGCGATTGGCTTCAAGAGCGAT ATGAAATAGTCGGCAGCCTTGGTGAAGGCACTTTTGGCAAAGTTGTGGAGTGTGTAGACCACGCCAG AGGCAAATCGCAGGTGGCActgaaaatcattaaaaacGTTGGGAAGTACCGTGAGGCTGCCAGGCTGGAAATCAACGTcctgaagaaaatcaaagagaagGATAAGGAGAACAAATT CTTGTGTGTCCTGATGTCGGACTGGTTCAACTTCCACGGCCACATGTGCATTGCCTTTGAACTTCTTGGCAAGAACACTTTTGAGTTCCTGAAGGAGAACAATTTCCAGCCATATCCTCTCCCTCAGATCCGGCACATGGCCTACCAGCTCTGCCATGCCTTGAAAT TTCTACATGACAACCAGCTGACTCACACTGACCTCAAGCCAGAAAACATCTTGTTTGTCAACTCTGACTTTGATACTCTGTACAATGAGAAAAAG agctgtgaggaGAAATCCATCCGGAACACGAGCATCCGCGTGGCAGACTTTGGAAGTGCCACCTTCGATCACGAGCACCACACGACTATCGTGGCCACCCGGCACTACCGTCCCCCAGAAGTGATCCTTG agctgggctgggcacAGCCGTGTGATGTCTGGAGTACCGGCTGCATTTTGTTTGAGTATTACCGCGGCTTCACGCTCTTCCAG accCATGAGAATCGTGAGCATCTTGTGATGATGGAGAAAATCCTTGGGCCTATTCCATCTCACATGATCCACAGAACTCG aaagcagaaatacttTTACAAAGGGAACCTGGTATGGGATGAGAACACATCTGATGGGAGATACGTCCAAGAGAACTGCAAGCCGCTGCGG ACATACATGCTGCACGACTCACTGGAACACGCACAACTCTTTGACTTGATTAGAAGGATGCTGGAATTCGACCCTTCCCGGAGGATCACGTTTTCAGAAGCTCTCCTGCATCCCTTCTTTGCTGGCCTCTCTGCAGAGGAAAGGATGCTGTGTGGTCGTGGCACCAGCCGGGACCTGAGCAGATGA